A DNA window from Magnetococcales bacterium contains the following coding sequences:
- a CDS encoding radical SAM protein yields the protein MAVSRLDLIIITQSEQVDTRKLSSFPLDQLAVYANLVFPRTVYYQGGFRLHTDLLNMLGRGVSWNDAGFAQRREMHSVWNLPGFSGIHLAAYLLPLGFQCAVINNFDAEADRFAELFASSDPPPLVGISTTFHLNWTETRRLTRQIRDRFPEARFVMGGAFVHDQVNNGAPGSFLKTMAKYGIHFALSAVNPERDLVALLTWYRQGARGQPDHVANLLHNHSGTTGQSGSLWHPPILGNIPAVWDQLDLPFVHRTLQLRTSAGCSFSCAFCSYPEIARGFHDQEIDNLDAHVRSALARPGVDRIIWLDDTPNVPKERWSALCDLFSRHDFEWFSFLRVQYIDDDMARRMRDSGCRGVYLGLESANDTVLKNMNKKARAAQFARGLAHLKKHGIKTMAAFVLGFPGETSETLRDNIAFIENNAIDFFTLKEFYYQTNTPVHRDRALYDLTGSGSRWQHATMNSDQANAHKLAMMLEVKNSVLVDPDTSLWHVAYLYDQGFSFDMIANMQKEINAIMFAQINGCMDDNHPGFARIKNLLADHLSGVRQGCQRS from the coding sequence ATGGCCGTATCCCGTCTCGATCTCATCATCATCACCCAGTCCGAGCAGGTCGATACGAGAAAGCTCTCCTCTTTTCCCCTGGACCAGCTTGCGGTCTATGCCAATCTGGTTTTTCCCAGGACGGTATATTACCAGGGTGGGTTTCGGCTCCATACCGATCTTCTGAACATGTTGGGCCGGGGTGTCTCCTGGAACGATGCGGGTTTTGCCCAGCGCCGGGAGATGCACAGCGTCTGGAACCTGCCGGGTTTTTCCGGCATCCATCTGGCGGCTTATCTGTTGCCCCTGGGTTTTCAGTGTGCCGTCATCAACAATTTCGATGCCGAGGCCGACCGTTTTGCTGAACTGTTTGCATCCTCCGATCCGCCTCCCCTGGTGGGCATCTCCACCACCTTTCACCTCAACTGGACGGAGACCCGGCGGCTCACCCGGCAAATTCGGGATCGGTTCCCCGAAGCCCGCTTTGTGATGGGGGGGGCCTTTGTCCATGACCAGGTCAATAATGGCGCTCCCGGGTCATTCCTGAAAACCATGGCCAAATACGGCATCCATTTTGCGCTGTCGGCGGTCAATCCGGAGCGGGATCTGGTGGCGTTGTTGACCTGGTACCGGCAGGGAGCCCGGGGTCAGCCGGACCATGTGGCCAATCTTCTCCATAACCACAGCGGGACCACGGGGCAGAGTGGTTCACTCTGGCATCCGCCGATCCTGGGAAATATCCCCGCCGTGTGGGACCAACTGGACCTCCCCTTTGTCCATCGCACGCTCCAATTGCGTACCTCGGCAGGATGTTCCTTCTCCTGTGCCTTTTGCTCCTATCCGGAGATTGCCCGTGGCTTTCACGATCAGGAGATCGACAATCTGGATGCCCATGTGCGATCGGCCCTGGCACGTCCGGGGGTGGATCGGATCATCTGGCTGGATGACACCCCCAATGTACCCAAGGAACGCTGGTCGGCGTTGTGCGATCTCTTCAGCCGTCATGACTTTGAATGGTTTTCATTTCTGCGCGTGCAGTACATCGACGACGACATGGCGCGACGCATGCGGGACTCGGGTTGTCGGGGGGTCTATCTGGGGTTGGAATCGGCCAACGATACGGTGCTGAAAAATATGAACAAAAAAGCACGTGCCGCCCAGTTTGCCCGGGGGTTGGCCCACCTCAAAAAGCATGGCATCAAGACCATGGCCGCCTTCGTTCTGGGGTTCCCGGGGGAGACCAGTGAAACCCTGCGCGACAATATCGCCTTTATCGAAAACAATGCCATCGACTTTTTTACCTTGAAGGAGTTCTACTACCAGACCAACACCCCGGTGCATCGCGACCGGGCGTTGTATGACCTGACCGGCTCCGGCTCCCGGTGGCAACACGCTACCATGAACTCCGATCAGGCCAATGCCCACAAATTGGCGATGATGCTGGAGGTCAAAAACAGTGTCCTGGTGGACCCCGACACCAGCCTGTGGCACGTCGCCTATCTTTACGATCAGGGGTTCAGCTTTGACATGA
- a CDS encoding SGNH/GDSL hydrolase family protein, translated as MGIAADNQNSPILILALILFVLGWGEGAARVAIFMKHQSEAGFPILDFRTWQDAWSGYNPLETCSNPDVGPGKPPFLTYCTAGDMLHTNGLGLRGRDPDPEALAHGRVVVVLGASTVFGWGVASDDATHAGRIAQQLAAEKVAVLNAGVPSMELAGSMRLYETYLVRFSPRILVLYTGWDALGNALMKSDYYQTISRMVRVSYLFKILFIKLFFQPFVLSDRFHPPEDPRAVDRYETQLVDFFHRHPQTRILLLTLPTFFHAQTPFTPEAFVGMTEYSASVPTLFRYFERINAMLRGLARTPNVKVVDAAKDFQTVPRDQIQSLFLGDIGHLSDAGHERLARLLLPEVRAALGMTETSRANPL; from the coding sequence ATGGGAATTGCCGCAGATAATCAGAATTCTCCCATCCTGATCCTGGCCCTGATCCTGTTCGTTCTGGGATGGGGAGAAGGTGCCGCTCGGGTTGCCATCTTCATGAAACATCAGAGCGAAGCGGGATTTCCAATCCTCGATTTTCGGACATGGCAGGATGCGTGGTCAGGTTACAATCCATTGGAAACCTGTTCCAACCCGGATGTCGGTCCCGGCAAACCCCCTTTCCTGACGTACTGCACGGCAGGAGACATGTTGCATACAAACGGGTTGGGGTTGCGGGGAAGGGATCCAGATCCGGAAGCCTTGGCCCATGGACGGGTGGTGGTGGTCCTGGGGGCTTCCACCGTGTTTGGTTGGGGCGTTGCCAGCGATGATGCCACGCATGCCGGACGGATTGCTCAACAATTGGCAGCAGAAAAAGTTGCGGTCCTGAATGCCGGCGTGCCCTCCATGGAGCTCGCCGGGAGCATGCGGTTGTACGAGACGTATCTGGTCCGGTTTTCTCCCCGCATTCTCGTCCTCTACACCGGCTGGGACGCTCTTGGCAATGCGCTCATGAAGAGCGACTATTACCAGACCATCAGCAGGATGGTTCGCGTGTCGTACCTGTTCAAGATCCTGTTCATCAAACTTTTTTTTCAACCGTTTGTGCTTTCGGACCGTTTTCATCCCCCCGAGGATCCCCGGGCCGTGGATCGTTACGAGACCCAATTGGTGGATTTTTTTCATCGCCATCCGCAAACCCGGATACTGCTCCTGACCTTGCCAACCTTTTTTCACGCCCAGACGCCCTTTACACCGGAAGCATTTGTAGGGATGACGGAATACTCTGCCAGTGTGCCGACATTGTTTCGTTATTTTGAACGGATCAACGCCATGTTGCGGGGTCTGGCGCGGACGCCAAACGTGAAGGTGGTGGATGCCGCCAAAGATTTCCAAACCGTGCCCCGTGACCAGATACAATCCTTGTTTCTGGGAGATATTGGACATCTGAGCGATGCCGGTCATGAACGCCTTGCCCGGTTGCTGCTTCCAGAGGTGCGCGCAGCCCTGGGCATGACCGAAACTTCCCGGGCCAATCCTTTGTAA
- the lnt gene encoding apolipoprotein N-acyltransferase, translating into MSAWKAMGWVRPILAMLAGVLGVGGFAPVSEPAWMVLALAILIRLLEGVTWRQGLVAGFCFGLGHFSLGFSWLLTSLHDNGGIPWVPSYLVLFLLAAVMGIYPALFGAVLPLCVRRPLTAMLAAPALWTITEWLRTWVFTGFPWNLVGYVWSPWETILQVADLGGVFLLSWLTVLLGSALVVPLRRPLTWGVPLLALGLAGISLAAAHGYGVWRLDTLSRSMQSSGAPPLKAALIQGNIAQNMKWIPENLDQTMKTYFTLTRAVSSPVDIVVWPETAVPFFLQLNPNYQERLGHLSAHMRAPILTGVPTANPEERHGERTWRFFNSVIMITGKDAMDRRYDKHHLVPFGEFIPARWLVPKSIEKLTGGGDDFIPGPGPFPMPWEKGDLGILICYEIIFPEEVRQLAEAGARWLINVTNDGWFGEAAKPQHLAMARMRTIETRLPLLRVANTGISAAIDARGRELARISPNQRDHVLATIPPAPAGTTFYRRIGSTWMAVFAVLLLFAWIHDRSPRLIRPTR; encoded by the coding sequence ATGAGCGCATGGAAAGCGATGGGCTGGGTCAGACCGATCCTGGCCATGTTGGCTGGAGTTCTTGGCGTTGGGGGGTTCGCGCCCGTTTCAGAACCAGCCTGGATGGTTTTGGCCTTGGCCATTCTGATCCGCCTGCTTGAAGGGGTCACCTGGCGGCAGGGGCTCGTGGCGGGTTTCTGTTTTGGTCTGGGCCATTTTTCTCTGGGGTTCTCATGGCTCCTGACCAGCCTCCACGATAACGGGGGCATTCCCTGGGTTCCATCCTACCTGGTCCTTTTTCTTCTGGCTGCGGTCATGGGAATCTATCCGGCTTTGTTTGGCGCGGTGCTTCCTTTGTGTGTGCGCCGTCCTCTGACGGCCATGCTCGCGGCGCCGGCCCTGTGGACCATCACCGAATGGTTGCGAACCTGGGTTTTTACCGGCTTTCCCTGGAACCTGGTCGGTTATGTCTGGTCCCCCTGGGAAACAATCCTGCAAGTTGCTGATTTAGGTGGTGTTTTTCTTCTATCCTGGCTGACCGTTCTGCTGGGTTCCGCCCTCGTTGTGCCGCTGCGGCGACCTTTGACATGGGGCGTTCCTCTGTTGGCCCTGGGCCTCGCGGGGATCTCTCTGGCCGCCGCGCATGGATATGGCGTCTGGCGGCTAGACACGCTGAGCCGCTCCATGCAGTCATCTGGAGCGCCCCCACTGAAAGCTGCCCTGATCCAAGGCAACATTGCGCAAAACATGAAATGGATCCCGGAAAATCTTGACCAGACGATGAAGACCTATTTTACCCTGACCCGGGCCGTCTCCTCCCCCGTGGACATCGTGGTCTGGCCGGAGACTGCCGTACCCTTTTTTTTGCAGCTTAACCCGAACTATCAGGAGCGGTTGGGCCATCTCAGCGCCCATATGCGCGCCCCCATATTGACGGGCGTACCCACCGCCAACCCGGAGGAGCGCCATGGCGAGCGGACTTGGCGTTTTTTCAACAGCGTCATCATGATCACCGGCAAAGACGCCATGGATCGCCGCTATGACAAACATCACCTCGTTCCCTTTGGAGAGTTTATTCCGGCCCGCTGGCTGGTGCCAAAATCCATTGAAAAATTGACCGGTGGCGGCGATGACTTCATTCCCGGGCCCGGGCCTTTTCCCATGCCTTGGGAGAAGGGCGATTTGGGAATCCTGATTTGCTACGAAATTATTTTTCCCGAAGAAGTGCGACAACTTGCTGAAGCCGGCGCCCGTTGGTTGATCAACGTGACCAATGATGGTTGGTTCGGCGAGGCCGCCAAGCCGCAACATTTGGCCATGGCCCGCATGCGCACCATCGAGACTCGTCTTCCCCTGCTTCGGGTTGCCAACACGGGCATCTCGGCGGCCATCGACGCCAGAGGCCGGGAGCTGGCCCGCATCTCCCCCAACCAGCGCGACCACGTCTTGGCAACCATCCCGCCGGCGCCTGCTGGCACGACCTTCTACCGTCGCATCGGGTCAACCTGGATGGCTGTCTTTGCCGTTTTGCTGTTGTTTGCCTGGATCCACGACCGCTCCCCGCGCCTCATCCGCCCTACCCGGTGA
- a CDS encoding BON domain-containing protein produces the protein MKSRPFNTFGIPLAIPVILLIGGCSLPWPFASSPDPLAGAPSGQTENVTDSAHPKPARPSENSSNSRNIDIFGSGSGNRGRVGETDAGVGFIQDDRPLRDRLADIQMEDAIQHFFQERVTKPDQFVHADVWEGRVLLTGNLDDPPPGFQKEVRRFLRAHPHIRILYDHTSPNSVVDYTSPESASARHAPSSDPRPLPQGASARNPPAPGPKPLPQSASARNSPASGPKPLPMGKLPDLANGTDATPADLTGIEERLALTRGIRPANYRWRIQGGTVFILGRAVNQVERDRVVSLFQSAPGVVKIVDYIQIKGD, from the coding sequence ATGAAAAGTCGCCCCTTCAACACATTCGGGATACCACTCGCCATTCCCGTCATTCTGCTCATCGGTGGTTGCAGTCTGCCATGGCCCTTTGCATCATCTCCCGATCCTTTGGCCGGCGCCCCTTCCGGTCAGACCGAAAACGTGACCGACAGTGCTCATCCAAAGCCCGCCAGGCCGTCCGAGAATTCCAGCAACAGTCGCAACATCGACATATTTGGAAGCGGTTCCGGCAACAGAGGCCGTGTCGGCGAGACAGATGCAGGGGTTGGGTTTATTCAGGATGATCGTCCACTCCGTGACCGTTTGGCCGATATCCAGATGGAAGATGCCATTCAGCATTTTTTTCAGGAGCGCGTCACCAAACCAGATCAATTTGTCCATGCGGATGTATGGGAGGGTCGGGTTCTTCTGACCGGAAATCTGGACGATCCTCCACCAGGATTTCAAAAGGAGGTGCGTCGTTTTCTGCGTGCCCACCCGCACATTCGCATCTTGTACGACCATACATCCCCCAACTCTGTCGTTGATTACACCTCCCCGGAGAGTGCTTCTGCACGCCACGCCCCCTCCTCCGACCCAAGACCTCTCCCGCAGGGCGCTTCTGCACGCAACCCTCCCGCTCCCGGCCCAAAACCTCTCCCGCAGAGTGCTTCCGCACGCAACTCTCCCGCCTCCGGCCCAAAACCTCTCCCGATGGGAAAACTCCCTGACCTGGCGAACGGAACAGATGCCACTCCTGCCGATCTGACCGGCATCGAGGAGCGGCTGGCCCTGACCCGGGGTATCCGTCCTGCCAATTACCGTTGGCGCATTCAGGGAGGCACCGTGTTCATTCTGGGGCGAGCCGTCAACCAGGTTGAAAGGGACCGCGTCGTCAGCCTGTTCCAAAGTGCGCCGGGCGTTGTGAAGATTGTGGATTACATTCAGATCAAGGGGGATTGA